The window gatgaaaacagaaaggtaGTATTTAAATGACCATTTAAATTAaggtaatgaaataaaaaatagaaacagcagaaataaaaaaagaatcaaaaggAAGGTAGAAGAATGACTACAAAAACTATTAAACAAATACATGACATTCATGACTGTGATCACTTTGGACAAATGTGACAGGAAGACTGGCTGaaccagtattttaaaatatattttacttgaTACATAGAGAGATGACCTCCTCCCTGTAAATTACATCAGAGAATGCTCCCAGCAGAAGGAAGGTAGAAATGGAATTTCCAGAAGCTCTCAAAAATCGACCAACTATGTTTCTATCAAAGTCAATAGTGAAGAAGCTtctaaaaaaaacacaaaaacatgccAGTACTTAACACTGTTACCCATCCTTACATAAAGGCAAAAGCTGAGCTATAAAGGCTTGTAGCCCTGTGCAGGAATGAATTATTGTACGGACCTCATTCCACATGGGACGTCACATTCTGTAAGGGTATTGTCAGACATAATGGTCAGTTTTTCAGGTGCGCTCAATTTCACATCCTGCACAATGATAAATGTATGATGAGCACTTCTGAAGATCAGTGTGGTTGCTTTGTTCAATTAATGGTCCTAGAAAACTGAGTTTAGAAGTAATGCATGTATGGAGCAccttttcatctgtttccatCCCAAGATGGGGAAACAAGATTAAAACtacttgctttcctttctgctaaacattttttttttctaatgacaTCACTTTACTCTGATTTACATGAGTTTTAGCTTCAAGAATCATTAGTCGTTGCTGAATGCAAATaagcacaaaggaaaattaTATAAAGTTAGAACAACTGATCTTTCAGCATCTTAAATGGTACCTTATAAAATTTCCTGTAAATTCTGCATGAAATACTCCCATTGTTGACTGTCATCAAGTGGAGCAGGGTCACTTTGGGAAAACCCATTCTCAGTGATGTAAATTAGAGGGTTATTATATATATCCCAGAACAAGAGAGCAGAAGTTTTATTCAGAACAGATGTAAGAAAGCCCATAAAATCAGATGCATTACCCTCTATCTTTTCTAAGCTAAAACTAAAACTAGTTTTCATCAAATTGCACTGACCCCATTAACTTAATTTTCCATGAGCTGACCTTTTATGACTAacaatggaaaagcaaaactgtgcaAATATCCATGAAGACAGTGAAATGActtattttaatgagaagtcTAAAATATCTTTCCTGCATTAGCATCTGCTTATTGTGACTGCTCCTTAACCCCTTGGTACTGGCAGTCACCAGAAGTCCCATTGCCAGGAGTAGATCAATGCCAAGAATGCCTTACTGCTGGCATCAGAAAGGTAATTTTTGGAGCTGAAAAGATGATAAAACACTggtatttcttttcaaactgtaaAATAGTTATCAAGTATAAAGGCAATAGGAAAACAATAAGGCTTCTCCTTCTTATAGCTAGCAAGCAAGCATTAAATTAAGAATCCCAAGGTGTCTTCTTTATTTATATCTTATACAATATCTTATGCCATCCAGATGGActcctcaaaagaaaacaaatcaccAATATTATTCATTGGATTCTCAGATCCCCTTACTGGGCAGCTAATAGTGGTTAAATGGTCCTGTGAGCCTTATGTCATACTTTGATATAACACAGAAGTCAGTGTAAACCCCATGGTACTTCAGCCAGCCACAAACTCCCAGTTGCAGCATTATTTGCTCATCCTCACATGCCATTGAGACACTTAGCCTCTAGTCTGTGTTTTCTTGATCTTATGTGAAATAGTCCACAGCAAAGAGGTTAGCAGTACACAGGGCcttcatttttaactctttaCTAAATTCTAGAAGCCTTTGAAATCGTAACCCTGAACTAAACATGTAGCAGGACTCCAAAATGGCTGGATATTCACCGTAAATAAATACTGTTCTGACAAAGCTTTTAAGGTAAAGGACAGGTACCCTTCAGTTGCCTTGTGGTTTGATACAGAATTTGTAGAGATGCTGCAAATCTGAGTTTAGAGCTATAGGCGCAGGTCCACATTGTTTTCTCTAATTATCTTATCGTAACTGTGCCAGGCTTTAGCATAAGCTTTTATCAAATTATGAACTGCCTTGTAAGTTCTGGTACAAGGTTCTGTTGTAGCAGAGGCTATACCTTTTCCACAACCATGTATAGCAACAACATAAGGCTCATTAATGATCCACAGCTTCACTCAGTCTTCAAATGCTTTGCAGCAATATTTTGCATAAATTATCAAAGGTCTCAATGATCTTTTCAGATCTCCATCCACCTTCATCTTCTAAAAACTGAAGTAAGTCAAAGCAATACAGTGAACAGGATGTCATTTGCCAGGTTACtaattattttgctgtaataATTCACtcctgaaaatactgaaaaaaataaaagggttaACTTATtaaatttattacattttaacaCGTAAAGAAACCTCACtgcacatttttctctgttatgaGATGCAAAAATTCTCTCTCAGCTGGATGCTGAC of the Numida meleagris isolate 19003 breed g44 Domestic line chromosome 4, NumMel1.0, whole genome shotgun sequence genome contains:
- the LOC110398129 gene encoding LOW QUALITY PROTEIN: cytosolic beta-glucosidase-like (The sequence of the model RefSeq protein was modified relative to this genomic sequence to represent the inferred CDS: inserted 2 bases in 1 codon; deleted 1 base in 1 codon; substituted 2 bases at 2 genomic stop codons), which codes for MVKLLPEDIAFPDGFAWGTATAAYQIEEGWNTDGRGLNVWDTFTHQGGDRVFKNQTGDVACGSYTLWEEDLKCIKQLGLTHYRFSLSWSRLLPDGTTGFINQKGVNYYSKIISNLANDILXSLYCFDLLQFLEDEGGWRSEKIIETFDNYAKYCCKAFEDXVKLWIINEPYVVAIHGCGKANNAATGSLWLAEVPWGLHXLLCYIKDIYNNPLIYITENGFSQSDPAPLDDSQQWEYFMQNLQEIL